The Manihot esculenta cultivar AM560-2 chromosome 1, M.esculenta_v8, whole genome shotgun sequence genome has a window encoding:
- the LOC110611192 gene encoding uncharacterized protein LOC110611192, producing the protein MATSETLPTIHKHARSVCCRLMSIGKVIEECMKVIAFWMWLDSQGFQNIITNLSSHDDQFLSFVYDEAVSVLSSLQANSTPSPNAMLNTLTLAQRFLSPSVILSDKEEVLKSITDIYTKICCVLFEDFLKEKGTQLGMRGEEETTQKITEWHGTGHNWKTSYAVSSSTAHAHAHSNLNPSAKEWNPINERLPEEDRCLFLTFSNGYPLTENQIINFFSSVLCSKHGPCVERVYVHRPYDPRNESNEPPLFGKIVFKTYSVAAMILNGRNEAKFWVDGKPLWCKRFNPEKKMAGN; encoded by the exons ATGGCTACATCTGAGACTCTTCCTACTATCCATAAGCATGCAAGATCTGTGTGTTGCCGCTTGATGAGTATTGGAAAGGTTATTGAAGAATGCATGAAAGTCATAGCCTTCTGGATGTGGCTCGACTCTCAAGGATTTCAAAATATCATTACAAATCTCTCTTCTCACGATGATCAATTCTTGTCTTTTGTGTATGATGAGGCTGTGTCCGTTTTATCTTCCTTGCAGGCCAATTCAACTCCATCACCAAATGCTATGCTTAATACTCTAACCTTAGCACAACGTTTCTTATCTCCCAGTGTTATTCTCTCTGACAAAGAAGAGGTCTTGAAGAGCATCACAGATATCTATACAAAAATTTGTTGTGTTCTATTTGAGGATTTTCTGAAAGAGAAAGGCACTCAACTTGGTATGAGAGGTGAAGAAGAGACTACACAGAAAATAACTGAGTGGCATGGCACTGGTCATAACTGGAAAACTTCTTACGCAGTATCATCTTCAACTGCACATGCACATGCACATTCAAATCTGAATCCTTCTGCTAAGGAGTGGAATCCTATAAATGAGCGTCTTCCTGAGGAGGATCGATGCTTGTTTTTAACTTTCTCAAACGGATATCCTCTTACTGAAAATCAAATCATCAACTTTTTTTCCAG TGTATTATGCAGTAAACACGGGCCCTGCGTGGAAAGAGTGTACGTGCACAGGCCATATGATCCGAGGAACGAGAGTAATGAGCCTCCACTGTTTGGGAAGATTGTGTTCAAGACGTATTCTGTGGCCGCTATGATCTTAAATGGAAGAAATGAAGCCAAGTTCTGGGTAGATGGAAAGCCTCTTTGGTGCAAGAGGTTTAATCCAGAGAAGAAGATGGCGGGAAATTAG